The genomic region CTTACTGGAGCCGGTCCTGTTCTGTTGTCGAATTTTCCTTCATAAATCTTCAAGTTGACAAAACAAATTCGTTGCTTTATTATCGAGAGTTTATAGGTTTTACACCGTGTTGCGACTTTCATGCCCACCATAAATCGCAACAAAATGGGAAATCTAAGAGTTTATtcgaacataacctcacattgAAATTACTTGTGCCAACATAGATATTACGATATTATTTGAACTCCAAGAAACATTCCAAGAAGTAATCTCAAACCTTCATGGTCTTTTCTGACAAAATTAAATCTTCTCTATTGTGCTAGACACTATTAATGTCTTGCCTATTTGTATTGATTTGATTTGCCCTCATTTATTGCCTTTTTGAATATTAGGAAACAGtttcttttttggttttcaCCGAGCATAAACATAAATTGAGTACTTAATACAAATTTGGTGCTacgaaaatattaatttgacGACTTTTTTAAAACTCCGAAAATCGGGAACAGACAGGAATTTAACCATGGCGATTCACTTttatccagagttaaaaataaatgacaaagaATGGAGCATAGACGCATGGGCTGATCATCTCCTAGATTTCTTTTCAGCAGGAGAAGTCATGGCAATGATTAGCGATTCTGATggatgaattttttattagtttagATTAGAAGATGCGACGTCATTTTCAAAGGGTAGAACATTATGTGGGGCAGTGTCAAGATACcaatcaaacaaaattctCTCGTGAAGATGCTTCTAAGTAGcaactgaaattttccacAGCCAATGTTGTTCGTCTGTTAGATTAGAAATTTTGTTCTGCGATATTGTGGTGTGGTGTCCCAAATTTCGCAAAATTGATGTCACATTTTGTCAGTTGCCCTGTCAGTGTCAACCAATTTGAATAACATGTAAATCGTAGAACTAGTATGTATAACATCAACCCAAGTATCACGAAAAACGACAACATTCAAGCAAAATCGATATTCTCTTGCAACGTCTACCGAACCAACAGCCAACAAAGACCGCGTCTGCATTCGACGATCAATTTCAAATCGTCATCGCTGTCAACGTGTCTAGGTAAAGATCCTGAAGTGTTATACATTAATGAAAAGTTAATAAAACGAAAGTCGAAATGTAGGAAAGTAGTGAAAGAGTCTAGCACACAGACAAGCAAAACTATCTTGCAGTTAGCCCAAATGGAAACTGGATGCATGACTCCAGACAGTCTAGCGGAAAGTCCCAGAGACTTCTCCAACAATTATTCTTTGGAAAACTGTCCATATTCCGTGACCGACCGTCTCTCCGATTACACTCTGGACGGATCTTGCCACGAACAGGACTGTTTCTTCAGCACCAAAAAGAAAGAGTCACAGAAAGTCCTCGACAAACCCCTCACACAAACCTTCCTGGAGAAGACCCGCAGCAGACGCCACCAACATTCCGAAGTGGTCACCTGTTACAAACGCGACGACATGAAGAGCAGATCTTACATCGAGAGCTTCCACCACCCCAACTACATCCAAGAACCGTCGGAGCTGCGCGTGAAGAAGATCTTCTCGCCGAGACAAAGACCGACCAGGAGAAGCTGCAAGTCGCTGGATCTCCCGGACAACTCCTTTTCGAGGCGCAAATCCTCTTCGATATGTTACAGCCCCCAGAACACTTTCATGTGTCCCACCACCGCCAGTCAGATCAAGAGCCAGATGGGGGACATCCAGAGCGCCAGCTATCTCATTCCGCAGATGCGGCGCGGCCGGTCCACCAGTCCGAAGCCTACGATGGACAACAGGTGGATGGAATCCTCACGGAAGATTCCCTACATCGATCAGAGCAAGAGCGATGTCAGCAGTTCCACCACTCTGATCAACGCGATGAGACACCCCGAGAGGTTGAAGCTGAAGGACTTGGACGACGACTTGATAAGGAGTGAAGGCAGTTTCAAACTGTCAGATGTGAGTCTCTATAATTCCACTTGGTGGTTTCTGCAACACCCCAAACAACAAAATGGTTCCTCTTTCAGGAGGTGATGAGTGTCTTCACCACGAACATAGAACCCTCAGACTCCACCATCGACAACACCATCTCCGTGGCCGTGAACAAGCTCCGAGAGCCCGACTGGTACCCACCTCCCACTCCCCGTACGTCCCTCTCTCATGCGCACTTTTCAGGAGAGTAGCCTTGCGAGGCCTGGCCGACATCGTCAAGATCTGTCGAGTGATCGACAAGGATTTCATCTACGACTACATGAACAGCATCAACCAGAGACTGATCGAGCTGTTGAAGAGTCCGCGCTCGCACGTCTGCAGGACGGCCTGTCAAGCCGCGGGACACCTCTTCGAGTACGTCAGGGACACCAGGAGGCCGGTAAAGCGATTGTTGATCGATCAGAACAGATCAGGACGGGTTTGTCAGCAGGAATTCGACGACATCGTCAATCTTCTCCTCTTCAAGACGGCAGACGCGAACAAGTTCATCCGACAGGACGCCAACTTGGCTCTGGATTGCATGGTCACCCACATTTCTACCTACAATGCGGTCAGGGCTTTGTGCAGCAAGGGGCCCTTCCACAAGAATCCTCTCGTCAGGTCCGCCACGGTCAGGCTGCTTGTCTGCGCCATCGTCATCGTGGGGGCGGATTTTATTCTCAACCCCAACAACAACGAGTACACCAGGAAGAGGATCATACTGAACATGGCTAGGTTCCTCGAAGACAGGAATCTAGAAACTAGGTGAGGTCCTGattcttttacttttacttttaggTCATTTACGCGAtacaaaacacatttttgcagtttttagaatttttgtttgtttgtttgcatCCGCTTAACTCAAAAACTAACCCACCGATTTTCTTGAAACAAAGTTTCTCACAACTGGAACATTCCTGGTTGTGTTCTGCACTTGGTTTCGTCGCGATATGACACCAACGAGCTTCGCAGTAACGATAACGGTGTGATGAGCTCGCCTCGCGCGTATCTTCGTTCGATTTGAGGGTTTCTTATTGTTCTCCTTTTCAGGAAATTGGCGGAACGGTTGTACAAAGTTCTGTGCAAAGAGTCGAAGTTCGATATGTATTTAAAGAAGTATCTCGAGAAGGACCAGattcttaaaattaaaaaaactttaagACTTGTATACAAGAAGTAGCCAAGatggatattttttattattatgtaagaTACAGGGTTTTGTACGTGTATTTTAATAAAGCTCTTACGAGTGTTTGATTATGTTAACACTCAAACTTGTCTTTTACTGAAACAcgtcattttataaataaaaacatttattgttaCTCTTTTTATCTGACACTTTGTTTTATAtcaacatttttacaaaacgtgACAATTAAAATGAGTGCCTACTATCAACAGAGAAGGTAACAGAAATAACACTCTAGGTAGGTAAAGACgaatgtataa from Tenebrio molitor chromosome 8, icTenMoli1.1, whole genome shotgun sequence harbors:
- the LOC138136595 gene encoding uncharacterized protein isoform X1, which codes for MYNINPSITKNDNIQAKSIFSCNVYRTNSQQRPRLHSTINFKSSSLSTCLGKDPEVLYINEKLIKRKSKCRKVVKESSTQTSKTILQLAQMETGCMTPDSLAESPRDFSNNYSLENCPYSVTDRLSDYTLDGSCHEQDCFFSTKKKESQKVLDKPLTQTFLEKTRSRRHQHSEVVTCYKRDDMKSRSYIESFHHPNYIQEPSELRVKKIFSPRQRPTRRSCKSLDLPDNSFSRRKSSSICYSPQNTFMCPTTASQIKSQMGDIQSASYLIPQMRRGRSTSPKPTMDNRWMESSRKIPYIDQSKSDVSSSTTLINAMRHPERLKLKDLDDDLIRSEGSFKLSDEVMSVFTTNIEPSDSTIDNTISVAVNKLREPDWRVALRGLADIVKICRVIDKDFIYDYMNSINQRLIELLKSPRSHVCRTACQAAGHLFEYVRDTRRPEFDDIVNLLLFKTADANKFIRQDANLALDCMVTHISTYNAVRALCSKGPFHKNPLVRSATVRLLVCAIVIVGADFILNPNNNEYTRKRIILNMARFLEDRNLETRKLAERLYKVLCKESKFDMYLKKYLEKDQILKIKKTLRLVYKK
- the LOC138136595 gene encoding uncharacterized protein isoform X2 — encoded protein: METGCMTPDSLAESPRDFSNNYSLENCPYSVTDRLSDYTLDGSCHEQDCFFSTKKKESQKVLDKPLTQTFLEKTRSRRHQHSEVVTCYKRDDMKSRSYIESFHHPNYIQEPSELRVKKIFSPRQRPTRRSCKSLDLPDNSFSRRKSSSICYSPQNTFMCPTTASQIKSQMGDIQSASYLIPQMRRGRSTSPKPTMDNRWMESSRKIPYIDQSKSDVSSSTTLINAMRHPERLKLKDLDDDLIRSEGSFKLSDEVMSVFTTNIEPSDSTIDNTISVAVNKLREPDWRVALRGLADIVKICRVIDKDFIYDYMNSINQRLIELLKSPRSHVCRTACQAAGHLFEYVRDTRRPEFDDIVNLLLFKTADANKFIRQDANLALDCMVTHISTYNAVRALCSKGPFHKNPLVRSATVRLLVCAIVIVGADFILNPNNNEYTRKRIILNMARFLEDRNLETRKLAERLYKVLCKESKFDMYLKKYLEKDQILKIKKTLRLVYKK